Proteins from a genomic interval of Eulemur rufifrons isolate Redbay chromosome 10, OSU_ERuf_1, whole genome shotgun sequence:
- the GPR151 gene encoding G-protein coupled receptor 151: protein MERVMLAAAFADSNSSTMNLSFAYLHFAGGYLPSDSQDWRTIVPALLVAVCLVGFMGNLCVIGILLHSAWKGKPSMIHSLILNLSLADLSLLLFSAPVRATAYSKAVWDLGWFVCKSSDWFIHTCMAAKSLTIVVVAKVCFMYTSDPAKQVSIHNCTIWSVLAAIWAVASLLPLPEWLFSTTRHHAGVEMCLMDVPAVAEEFMSLFGKLYPLLVFCLPLLFASFYFWRAYGQCKKRGTKTQNLRNQIRSKQLTVMLLSIAATSALLWLPEWVAWLWVWHRKAGGPAPPQGFIALSQVLMFSTSSANPFIFLVMSEEFREGLKGLWKWMITKKPVTATESQETPAGNSEVLPDKVPSPESPTSLPEKEKTGFPLFDKGKTEKVEIPILPDVEQFWHERDTVPSVQDNDPIPWDHEDQATGGGDT from the coding sequence ATGGAAAGGGTGATGCTGGCAGCTGCCTTTGCAGACTCCAACTCCAGCACCATGAACTTGTCGTTTGCTTACCTCCACTTCGCTGGAGGGTACCTGCCCTCTGATTCCCAGGACTGGAGAACCATTGTCCCAGCTCTCTTGGTGGCTGTCTGCCTGGTGGGCTTCATGGGAAACCTGTGTGTGATTGGCATCCTGCTTCACAGTGCTTGGAAAGGAAAGCCATCCATGATCCACTCCCTGATTCTGAATCTCAGCCTGGCTGATCTCTCCCTCCTGCTGTTTTCTGCACCCGTCCGAGCTACAGCATACTCCAAAGCTGTCTGGGATCTGGGCTGGTTTGTCTGCAAGTCCTCTGACTGGTTCATCCACACATGCATGGCAGCAAAGAGCCTGACAATCGTGGTGGTGGCCAAAGTATGCTTCATGTATACGAGCGACCCAGCCAAGCAAGTAAGTATCCACAACTGCACCATCTGGTCAGTGCTGGCGGCCATCTGGGCGGTGGCTAGCCTGTTACCTCTGCCGGAATGGCTCTTCAGCACCACCAGGCATCACGCGGGTGTGGAAATGTGCCTCATGGATGTACCAGCTGTGGCTGAAGAGTTCATGTCACTGTTTGGTAAGCTCTACCCTCTCCTGGTATTTTGCCTTCCATTACTCTTTGCCAGCTTTTATTTCTGGAGAGCTTATGGCCAATGTAAAAAACGAGGAACTAAGACTCAAAATCTTAGAAACCAGATACGCTCCAAGCAACTCACGGTGATGCTGCTGAGCATCGCGGCCACCTCTGCTCTCCTGTGGCTCCCCGAGTGGGTAGCGTGGCTGTGGGTATGGCATCGGAAGGCTGGCGGCCCGGCCCCACCGCAGGGTTTCATAGCCCTGTCTCAAGTCCTAATGTTTTCCACCTCTTCAGCAAATCCCTTCATTTTCCTCGTGATGTCAGAGGAGTTCAGGGAAGGCTTGAAAGGCTTATGGAAATGGATGATAACCAAAAAACCTGTAACTGCCACAGAGTCTCAAGAAACACCAGCTGGTAACTCAGAGGTCCTTCCTGACAAGGTTCCATCTCCAGAGTCCCCAACATCCCtaccagagaaagagaaaaccgGCTTTCCCCTCTTCGACAAAGGGAAAACTGAGAAGGTGGAGATTCCCATCCTCCCTGACGTAGAGCAGTTTTGGCATGAGAGGGACACAGTCCCTTCTGTACAAGACAATGACCCTATCCCCTGGGATCATGAAGATCAAGCGACAGGGGGTGGTGACACATAG